TAAGGATAGGTCGCCTGTGCTACTTGGTTTTCTTAAATTAACAGTAAACTTGAAATTAACATTTTAAGGCCCCAAAAGTAGTTTTTCAGCAACCTGCTAAAACACTTCCCTATAGTCCTGTATCACTGACATTTAGGGTGTACCCATTTTGTCCGGGATAAGTTTTTATATTACAGTGAGGTCTATCTCTAATGGTAGGAAAGAAGGAGGCTGTTTTGATTAAATTTCTGCTCTCCTGCCGTGACCAGTAAGTCTGCAATTTTTAATGCGGACAGCCAAAGCCCATTAGAAACCTATAAAGTTAAGAAGCGATAGGTCTGGCATAAAGGGAGACTAAACGCAAAAATAAAGATGGGTTTAAAAATGAAGACTGCATGTCTTCGTTTTTTTCTCTTCATCTCAACAGTTTTCAAAATCCCCCTATTCCTCCTTTTTAGGTCTGGTCTTCTGGAACTGGTCGAACAGATCCATGGGGATGGGGACGAAGGTCGTGGTACTGCGCTCGGTGGACATGTCCACGAGGGTCTGCAGAAACCTCAGTTGCAGAGCCGGGGGATGCGCGCCGATCAGGTCCGCCGCTTCGCCGAGTTTCTGCGCCGCTTCGAATTCACCTTGGGCGTTGATCACCTTTGCCCGCCGTTCCCGTTCCGCTTCCGCCTGTTTGGCTAAGGCCCGCTGCATTTCCTGTGGCAGGTCCACATTCTTGACTTCTACATTAGCCACTTTTACGCCCCAGGGTTCGGTTTGCTCGTCGATCACCTTCTGCAGGTGCCCGTTGATCTCATCCCGCCGCGACAACAAATCATCCAGCTCGCTTTGCCCGAGGACGCTTCGGAGCGTCGTTTGCGACAATTGCGACGTGGCATAGAGGTAGTCCTCCACCTCGATGATGGCGCTTCGGGGGTCGATCACGCGGAAGTAAACCACGGCATTCACCTTCACCGTCACGTTGTCTTTGGTGATGATGTCCTGAGGCGGCACGTCCATGACCACGGTGCGCAAGCTGACTTTGACCATTTTCTGAATTCCGGGGACCACGATGATGAGGCCGGGGCCTTTGACTTTCCAGAATTTCCCCAAGAGAAAGATGACACCTCGCTCGTATTCCCGCAGGATTTTGACCGCGCTGAAGATCAGAAGGGCCAGTACAACGATTATTACCATGAAGCCATCCATAAGATTTCTCCTTTGAAATTTTCCGGGAACGGACCCCACCATAATAGCAGTTTTCAATTTCCTTATGTTAAAATTGAAGGGATGTGAAACTCCCGGAAAAATCAGGATCGTCAAATGATTTCACCGTTATTTAGATTGGCAATAGGCTTCGTTTTTTTATCGGGTTTGATTATTGCCCAGCCTGTGCTTGCCAATGAATCGCTCCTTCAAGTGTCCACAAAAAGTCAGGTGGATGACAGGGGAGGGGTGACGGTTTTTTTGACCCTTAAAAATACCGCCAGCAAACCTCTGTTTCACATTCATCCCATGTTCCATTTTCATCACACGAATGTGATGCTGCCGATGATCCCGAAACTGGAACCGGGAC
The Nitrospinota bacterium DNA segment above includes these coding regions:
- a CDS encoding slipin family protein, producing MDGFMVIIVVLALLIFSAVKILREYERGVIFLLGKFWKVKGPGLIIVVPGIQKMVKVSLRTVVMDVPPQDIITKDNVTVKVNAVVYFRVIDPRSAIIEVEDYLYATSQLSQTTLRSVLGQSELDDLLSRRDEINGHLQKVIDEQTEPWGVKVANVEVKNVDLPQEMQRALAKQAEAERERRAKVINAQGEFEAAQKLGEAADLIGAHPPALQLRFLQTLVDMSTERSTTTFVPIPMDLFDQFQKTRPKKEE